One region of Lathamus discolor isolate bLatDis1 chromosome 2, bLatDis1.hap1, whole genome shotgun sequence genomic DNA includes:
- the TPMT gene encoding thiopurine S-methyltransferase isoform X1 — protein MDRSANAAGVLEHSDTGAQENRVVTEEEWLQKWEMRNIGFHKEQGHPLLQKYLDVLLGGRSGLRIFFPLCGKAVDMKRLADMGHHVVGVEVSEQALKEFFAEHSLPYSEEPVPEIPGAKKLQSTSGNISLYCCSIYDLSSSVVGKFDGFWDRGALVAVNPCDRQRYASLMITLMEQNSSYLLVTVSYDPTKHKGPPFYVPESEINSLFDALGESLKFILRLWIRGGWERPGAWGKCSMMSCTGLPGFLPEKGDWLDKMIGEMEASVQGCLNSARIIAMEELLLMTSPLLQLLTRDEVRHASDSMRKSGTAGYVLGMLPTRWIFLAGTVTFLPALR, from the exons ATGGACCGCTCGGCAAATGCAGCCGGGGTCCTGGAGCACTCTGATACCGGGGCACAGGAAAACAGAGTGGTGACTGAGGAGGAATGGCTGCAGAAATGGGAAATGCGTAACATTGGGTTTCACAAGGAACAAGGGCATCC gctcctCCAGAAGTATCTGGATGTTCTTTTAGGTGGCAGGAGCGGACTGAGGATATTTTTCCCACTTTGTGGTAAAGCAGTAGACATGAAACG gctGGCAGACATGGGACACCACGTTGTTGGTGTGGAAGTCAGCGAGCAAGCACTGAAGGAGTTTTTTGCAGAACACAGTCTGCCTTATAGCGAGGAGCCAGTCCCAGAGATACCAGGAGCAAAGAAGTTGCAG AGTACCTCTGGGAACATTTCTCTGTACTGCTGCAGTATTTACGATTTGTCCAG CTCAGTAGTTGGCAAGTTTGATGGGTTTTGGGACAGAGGAGCTCTAGTAGCTGTGAATCCATGCGACAGACAACG CTATGCCAGTTTGATGATCACCCTGATGGAGCAAAATTCTTCTTATCTCCTTGTTACAGTTTCATATGATCCAACCAAACACAAAG gccCTCCATTTTATGTTCCTGAATCTGAAATTAATAGCCTGTTTG ATGCTTTGGGAGAGTCACTGAAGTTTATCTTACGCTTGTGGATACGTGGTGGCTGGGAAAGACCGGGTGCTTGGGGCAAATGCTCCATGATGTCCTGCACAGGATTGCCAG GGTTTCTGCCTGAGAAAGGAGACTGGCTTGACAAAATGATAGGAGAAATGGAGGCTTCAGTTCAAGGTTGCCTGAATTCAGCTAGGATCATTGCGATGGAGGAGCTACTGCTGATGA cttctcctctgctccagctcctgacACGAGATGAAGTTAGACATGCCAGTGACAGCATGCGCAAGTCAGGCACAGCAGGATatgtgctggggatgctgccgACAAGATGG
- the TPMT gene encoding thiopurine S-methyltransferase isoform X4, with protein sequence MDRSANAAGVLEHSDTGAQENRVVTEEEWLQKWEMRNIGFHKEQGHPLLQKYLDVLLGGRSGLRIFFPLCGKAVDMKRLADMGHHVVGVEVSEQALKEFFAEHSLPYSEEPVPEIPGAKKLQSTSGNISLYCCSIYDLSSSVVGKFDGFWDRGALVAVNPCDRQRYASLMITLMEQNSSYLLVTVSYDPTKHKGPPFYVPESEINSLFGFLPEKGDWLDKMIGEMEASVQGCLNSARIIAMEELLLMTSPLLQLLTRDEVRHASDSMRKSGTAGYVLGMLPTRWIFLAGTVTFLPALR encoded by the exons ATGGACCGCTCGGCAAATGCAGCCGGGGTCCTGGAGCACTCTGATACCGGGGCACAGGAAAACAGAGTGGTGACTGAGGAGGAATGGCTGCAGAAATGGGAAATGCGTAACATTGGGTTTCACAAGGAACAAGGGCATCC gctcctCCAGAAGTATCTGGATGTTCTTTTAGGTGGCAGGAGCGGACTGAGGATATTTTTCCCACTTTGTGGTAAAGCAGTAGACATGAAACG gctGGCAGACATGGGACACCACGTTGTTGGTGTGGAAGTCAGCGAGCAAGCACTGAAGGAGTTTTTTGCAGAACACAGTCTGCCTTATAGCGAGGAGCCAGTCCCAGAGATACCAGGAGCAAAGAAGTTGCAG AGTACCTCTGGGAACATTTCTCTGTACTGCTGCAGTATTTACGATTTGTCCAG CTCAGTAGTTGGCAAGTTTGATGGGTTTTGGGACAGAGGAGCTCTAGTAGCTGTGAATCCATGCGACAGACAACG CTATGCCAGTTTGATGATCACCCTGATGGAGCAAAATTCTTCTTATCTCCTTGTTACAGTTTCATATGATCCAACCAAACACAAAG gccCTCCATTTTATGTTCCTGAATCTGAAATTAATAGCCTGTTTG GGTTTCTGCCTGAGAAAGGAGACTGGCTTGACAAAATGATAGGAGAAATGGAGGCTTCAGTTCAAGGTTGCCTGAATTCAGCTAGGATCATTGCGATGGAGGAGCTACTGCTGATGA cttctcctctgctccagctcctgacACGAGATGAAGTTAGACATGCCAGTGACAGCATGCGCAAGTCAGGCACAGCAGGATatgtgctggggatgctgccgACAAGATGG
- the TPMT gene encoding thiopurine S-methyltransferase isoform X5, giving the protein MDRSANAAGVLEHSDTGAQENRVVTEEEWLQKWEMRNIGFHKEQGHPLLQKYLDVLLGGRSGLRIFFPLCGKAVDMKRLADMGHHVVGVEVSEQALKEFFAEHSLPYSEEPVPEIPGAKKLQSTSGNISLYCCSIYDLSSSVVGKFDGFWDRGALVAVNPCDRQRYASLMITLMEQNSSYLLVTVSYDPTKHKGPPFYVPESEINSLFDALGESLKFILRLWIRGGWERPGAWGKCSMMSCTGLPGFLPEKGDWLDKMIGEMEASVQGCLNSARIIAMEELLLMSELCELLLCSSS; this is encoded by the exons ATGGACCGCTCGGCAAATGCAGCCGGGGTCCTGGAGCACTCTGATACCGGGGCACAGGAAAACAGAGTGGTGACTGAGGAGGAATGGCTGCAGAAATGGGAAATGCGTAACATTGGGTTTCACAAGGAACAAGGGCATCC gctcctCCAGAAGTATCTGGATGTTCTTTTAGGTGGCAGGAGCGGACTGAGGATATTTTTCCCACTTTGTGGTAAAGCAGTAGACATGAAACG gctGGCAGACATGGGACACCACGTTGTTGGTGTGGAAGTCAGCGAGCAAGCACTGAAGGAGTTTTTTGCAGAACACAGTCTGCCTTATAGCGAGGAGCCAGTCCCAGAGATACCAGGAGCAAAGAAGTTGCAG AGTACCTCTGGGAACATTTCTCTGTACTGCTGCAGTATTTACGATTTGTCCAG CTCAGTAGTTGGCAAGTTTGATGGGTTTTGGGACAGAGGAGCTCTAGTAGCTGTGAATCCATGCGACAGACAACG CTATGCCAGTTTGATGATCACCCTGATGGAGCAAAATTCTTCTTATCTCCTTGTTACAGTTTCATATGATCCAACCAAACACAAAG gccCTCCATTTTATGTTCCTGAATCTGAAATTAATAGCCTGTTTG ATGCTTTGGGAGAGTCACTGAAGTTTATCTTACGCTTGTGGATACGTGGTGGCTGGGAAAGACCGGGTGCTTGGGGCAAATGCTCCATGATGTCCTGCACAGGATTGCCAG GGTTTCTGCCTGAGAAAGGAGACTGGCTTGACAAAATGATAGGAGAAATGGAGGCTTCAGTTCAAGGTTGCCTGAATTCAGCTAGGATCATTGCGATGGAGGAGCTACTGCTGATGAGTGAGTTATGTGAG cttctcctctgctccagctcctga
- the TPMT gene encoding thiopurine S-methyltransferase isoform X3, translating to MDRSANAAGVLEHSDTGAQENRVVTEEEWLQKWEMRNIGFHKEQGHPLLQKYLDVLLGGRSGLRIFFPLCGKAVDMKRLADMGHHVVGVEVSEQALKEFFAEHSLPYSEEPVPEIPGAKKLQSTSGNISLYCCSIYDLSSSVVGKFDGFWDRGALVAVNPCDRQRYASLMITLMEQNSSYLLVTVSYDPTKHKGPPFYVPESEINSLFDALGESLKFILRLWIRGGWERPGAWGKCSMMSCTGLPGFLPEKGDWLDKMIGEMEASVQGCLNSARIIAMEELLLMSELCEVPKLKTIKN from the exons ATGGACCGCTCGGCAAATGCAGCCGGGGTCCTGGAGCACTCTGATACCGGGGCACAGGAAAACAGAGTGGTGACTGAGGAGGAATGGCTGCAGAAATGGGAAATGCGTAACATTGGGTTTCACAAGGAACAAGGGCATCC gctcctCCAGAAGTATCTGGATGTTCTTTTAGGTGGCAGGAGCGGACTGAGGATATTTTTCCCACTTTGTGGTAAAGCAGTAGACATGAAACG gctGGCAGACATGGGACACCACGTTGTTGGTGTGGAAGTCAGCGAGCAAGCACTGAAGGAGTTTTTTGCAGAACACAGTCTGCCTTATAGCGAGGAGCCAGTCCCAGAGATACCAGGAGCAAAGAAGTTGCAG AGTACCTCTGGGAACATTTCTCTGTACTGCTGCAGTATTTACGATTTGTCCAG CTCAGTAGTTGGCAAGTTTGATGGGTTTTGGGACAGAGGAGCTCTAGTAGCTGTGAATCCATGCGACAGACAACG CTATGCCAGTTTGATGATCACCCTGATGGAGCAAAATTCTTCTTATCTCCTTGTTACAGTTTCATATGATCCAACCAAACACAAAG gccCTCCATTTTATGTTCCTGAATCTGAAATTAATAGCCTGTTTG ATGCTTTGGGAGAGTCACTGAAGTTTATCTTACGCTTGTGGATACGTGGTGGCTGGGAAAGACCGGGTGCTTGGGGCAAATGCTCCATGATGTCCTGCACAGGATTGCCAG GGTTTCTGCCTGAGAAAGGAGACTGGCTTGACAAAATGATAGGAGAAATGGAGGCTTCAGTTCAAGGTTGCCTGAATTCAGCTAGGATCATTGCGATGGAGGAGCTACTGCTGATGAGTGAGTTATGTGAG GTGCCTAAACTGAAAACCATAAAGAACTAA
- the TPMT gene encoding thiopurine S-methyltransferase isoform X6: protein MDRSANAAGVLEHSDTGAQENRVVTEEEWLQKWEMRNIGFHKEQGHPLLQKYLDVLLGGRSGLRIFFPLCGKAVDMKRLADMGHHVVGVEVSEQALKEFFAEHSLPYSEEPVPEIPGAKKLQSTSGNISLYCCSIYDLSSSVVGKFDGFWDRGALVAVNPCDRQRYASLMITLMEQNSSYLLVTVSYDPTKHKGPPFYVPESEINSLFDALGESLKFILRLWIRGGWERPGAWGKCSMMSCTGLPGFLPEKGDWLDKMIGEMEASVQGCLNSARIIAMEELLLMSA from the exons ATGGACCGCTCGGCAAATGCAGCCGGGGTCCTGGAGCACTCTGATACCGGGGCACAGGAAAACAGAGTGGTGACTGAGGAGGAATGGCTGCAGAAATGGGAAATGCGTAACATTGGGTTTCACAAGGAACAAGGGCATCC gctcctCCAGAAGTATCTGGATGTTCTTTTAGGTGGCAGGAGCGGACTGAGGATATTTTTCCCACTTTGTGGTAAAGCAGTAGACATGAAACG gctGGCAGACATGGGACACCACGTTGTTGGTGTGGAAGTCAGCGAGCAAGCACTGAAGGAGTTTTTTGCAGAACACAGTCTGCCTTATAGCGAGGAGCCAGTCCCAGAGATACCAGGAGCAAAGAAGTTGCAG AGTACCTCTGGGAACATTTCTCTGTACTGCTGCAGTATTTACGATTTGTCCAG CTCAGTAGTTGGCAAGTTTGATGGGTTTTGGGACAGAGGAGCTCTAGTAGCTGTGAATCCATGCGACAGACAACG CTATGCCAGTTTGATGATCACCCTGATGGAGCAAAATTCTTCTTATCTCCTTGTTACAGTTTCATATGATCCAACCAAACACAAAG gccCTCCATTTTATGTTCCTGAATCTGAAATTAATAGCCTGTTTG ATGCTTTGGGAGAGTCACTGAAGTTTATCTTACGCTTGTGGATACGTGGTGGCTGGGAAAGACCGGGTGCTTGGGGCAAATGCTCCATGATGTCCTGCACAGGATTGCCAG GGTTTCTGCCTGAGAAAGGAGACTGGCTTGACAAAATGATAGGAGAAATGGAGGCTTCAGTTCAAGGTTGCCTGAATTCAGCTAGGATCATTGCGATGGAGGAGCTACTGCTGATGA GTGCCTAA
- the TPMT gene encoding thiopurine S-methyltransferase isoform X8, with protein MDRSANAAGVLEHSDTGAQENRVVTEEEWLQKWEMRNIGFHKEQGHPLLQKYLDVLLGGRSGLRIFFPLCGKAVDMKRLADMGHHVVGVEVSEQALKEFFAEHSLPYSEEPVPEIPGAKKLQSTSGNISLYCCSIYDLSSSVVGKFDGFWDRGALVAVNPCDRQRYASLMITLMEQNSSYLLVTVSYDPTKHKGPPFYVPESEINSLFGSHCEIKYLEKVDDFSERHRQWGLDYFLEVLYLLKLVS; from the exons ATGGACCGCTCGGCAAATGCAGCCGGGGTCCTGGAGCACTCTGATACCGGGGCACAGGAAAACAGAGTGGTGACTGAGGAGGAATGGCTGCAGAAATGGGAAATGCGTAACATTGGGTTTCACAAGGAACAAGGGCATCC gctcctCCAGAAGTATCTGGATGTTCTTTTAGGTGGCAGGAGCGGACTGAGGATATTTTTCCCACTTTGTGGTAAAGCAGTAGACATGAAACG gctGGCAGACATGGGACACCACGTTGTTGGTGTGGAAGTCAGCGAGCAAGCACTGAAGGAGTTTTTTGCAGAACACAGTCTGCCTTATAGCGAGGAGCCAGTCCCAGAGATACCAGGAGCAAAGAAGTTGCAG AGTACCTCTGGGAACATTTCTCTGTACTGCTGCAGTATTTACGATTTGTCCAG CTCAGTAGTTGGCAAGTTTGATGGGTTTTGGGACAGAGGAGCTCTAGTAGCTGTGAATCCATGCGACAGACAACG CTATGCCAGTTTGATGATCACCCTGATGGAGCAAAATTCTTCTTATCTCCTTGTTACAGTTTCATATGATCCAACCAAACACAAAG gccCTCCATTTTATGTTCCTGAATCTGAAATTAATAGCCTGTTTG gCAGCCACTGTGAAATTAAGTATCTTGAAAAAGTCGATGACTTCTCAGAGAGACACAGGCAATGGGGACTAGATTATTTTCTGGAGGTGCTGTATTTACTGAAGCTTGTATCTTga
- the TPMT gene encoding thiopurine S-methyltransferase isoform X2 gives MDRSANAAGVLEHSDTGAQENRVVTEEEWLQKWEMRNIGFHKEQGHPLLQKYLDVLLGGRSGLRIFFPLCGKAVDMKRLADMGHHVVGVEVSEQALKEFFAEHSLPYSEEPVPEIPGAKKLQSTSGNISLYCCSIYDLSSYASLMITLMEQNSSYLLVTVSYDPTKHKGPPFYVPESEINSLFDALGESLKFILRLWIRGGWERPGAWGKCSMMSCTGLPGFLPEKGDWLDKMIGEMEASVQGCLNSARIIAMEELLLMTSPLLQLLTRDEVRHASDSMRKSGTAGYVLGMLPTRWIFLAGTVTFLPALR, from the exons ATGGACCGCTCGGCAAATGCAGCCGGGGTCCTGGAGCACTCTGATACCGGGGCACAGGAAAACAGAGTGGTGACTGAGGAGGAATGGCTGCAGAAATGGGAAATGCGTAACATTGGGTTTCACAAGGAACAAGGGCATCC gctcctCCAGAAGTATCTGGATGTTCTTTTAGGTGGCAGGAGCGGACTGAGGATATTTTTCCCACTTTGTGGTAAAGCAGTAGACATGAAACG gctGGCAGACATGGGACACCACGTTGTTGGTGTGGAAGTCAGCGAGCAAGCACTGAAGGAGTTTTTTGCAGAACACAGTCTGCCTTATAGCGAGGAGCCAGTCCCAGAGATACCAGGAGCAAAGAAGTTGCAG AGTACCTCTGGGAACATTTCTCTGTACTGCTGCAGTATTTACGATTTGTCCAG CTATGCCAGTTTGATGATCACCCTGATGGAGCAAAATTCTTCTTATCTCCTTGTTACAGTTTCATATGATCCAACCAAACACAAAG gccCTCCATTTTATGTTCCTGAATCTGAAATTAATAGCCTGTTTG ATGCTTTGGGAGAGTCACTGAAGTTTATCTTACGCTTGTGGATACGTGGTGGCTGGGAAAGACCGGGTGCTTGGGGCAAATGCTCCATGATGTCCTGCACAGGATTGCCAG GGTTTCTGCCTGAGAAAGGAGACTGGCTTGACAAAATGATAGGAGAAATGGAGGCTTCAGTTCAAGGTTGCCTGAATTCAGCTAGGATCATTGCGATGGAGGAGCTACTGCTGATGA cttctcctctgctccagctcctgacACGAGATGAAGTTAGACATGCCAGTGACAGCATGCGCAAGTCAGGCACAGCAGGATatgtgctggggatgctgccgACAAGATGG
- the TPMT gene encoding thiopurine S-methyltransferase isoform X9, translating into MDRSANAAGVLEHSDTGAQENRVVTEEEWLQKWEMRNIGFHKEQGHPLLQKYLDVLLGGRSGLRIFFPLCGKAVDMKRLADMGHHVVGVEVSEQALKEFFAEHSLPYSEEPVPEIPGAKKLQSTSGNISLYCCSIYDLSSSVVGKFDGFWDRGALVAVNPCDRQRYASLMITLMEQNSSYLLVTVSYDPTKHKGPPFYVPESEINSLFVAARMFGLAKDFLSLMLCQGGGEAGRKQRQDT; encoded by the exons ATGGACCGCTCGGCAAATGCAGCCGGGGTCCTGGAGCACTCTGATACCGGGGCACAGGAAAACAGAGTGGTGACTGAGGAGGAATGGCTGCAGAAATGGGAAATGCGTAACATTGGGTTTCACAAGGAACAAGGGCATCC gctcctCCAGAAGTATCTGGATGTTCTTTTAGGTGGCAGGAGCGGACTGAGGATATTTTTCCCACTTTGTGGTAAAGCAGTAGACATGAAACG gctGGCAGACATGGGACACCACGTTGTTGGTGTGGAAGTCAGCGAGCAAGCACTGAAGGAGTTTTTTGCAGAACACAGTCTGCCTTATAGCGAGGAGCCAGTCCCAGAGATACCAGGAGCAAAGAAGTTGCAG AGTACCTCTGGGAACATTTCTCTGTACTGCTGCAGTATTTACGATTTGTCCAG CTCAGTAGTTGGCAAGTTTGATGGGTTTTGGGACAGAGGAGCTCTAGTAGCTGTGAATCCATGCGACAGACAACG CTATGCCAGTTTGATGATCACCCTGATGGAGCAAAATTCTTCTTATCTCCTTGTTACAGTTTCATATGATCCAACCAAACACAAAG gccCTCCATTTTATGTTCCTGAATCTGAAATTAATAGCCTGTTTG ttgctgctcgaatgtttggtctggccaaggactttctgagcctcatgctctgccagggaggaggggaggccgggaggaagcagagacaggacacctga
- the TPMT gene encoding thiopurine S-methyltransferase isoform X7, with amino-acid sequence MKRLADMGHHVVGVEVSEQALKEFFAEHSLPYSEEPVPEIPGAKKLQSTSGNISLYCCSIYDLSSSVVGKFDGFWDRGALVAVNPCDRQRYASLMITLMEQNSSYLLVTVSYDPTKHKGPPFYVPESEINSLFDALGESLKFILRLWIRGGWERPGAWGKCSMMSCTGLPGFLPEKGDWLDKMIGEMEASVQGCLNSARIIAMEELLLMTSPLLQLLTRDEVRHASDSMRKSGTAGYVLGMLPTRWIFLAGTVTFLPALR; translated from the exons ATGAAACG gctGGCAGACATGGGACACCACGTTGTTGGTGTGGAAGTCAGCGAGCAAGCACTGAAGGAGTTTTTTGCAGAACACAGTCTGCCTTATAGCGAGGAGCCAGTCCCAGAGATACCAGGAGCAAAGAAGTTGCAG AGTACCTCTGGGAACATTTCTCTGTACTGCTGCAGTATTTACGATTTGTCCAG CTCAGTAGTTGGCAAGTTTGATGGGTTTTGGGACAGAGGAGCTCTAGTAGCTGTGAATCCATGCGACAGACAACG CTATGCCAGTTTGATGATCACCCTGATGGAGCAAAATTCTTCTTATCTCCTTGTTACAGTTTCATATGATCCAACCAAACACAAAG gccCTCCATTTTATGTTCCTGAATCTGAAATTAATAGCCTGTTTG ATGCTTTGGGAGAGTCACTGAAGTTTATCTTACGCTTGTGGATACGTGGTGGCTGGGAAAGACCGGGTGCTTGGGGCAAATGCTCCATGATGTCCTGCACAGGATTGCCAG GGTTTCTGCCTGAGAAAGGAGACTGGCTTGACAAAATGATAGGAGAAATGGAGGCTTCAGTTCAAGGTTGCCTGAATTCAGCTAGGATCATTGCGATGGAGGAGCTACTGCTGATGA cttctcctctgctccagctcctgacACGAGATGAAGTTAGACATGCCAGTGACAGCATGCGCAAGTCAGGCACAGCAGGATatgtgctggggatgctgccgACAAGATGG
- the NHLRC1 gene encoding E3 ubiquitin-protein ligase NHLRC1: MAAEDEEELGLLECRVCFERYGHGGQRRPRNLPCGHVLCRGCVEALGGPERRRLECPFCRRACSSAETTDCLPLLQLLEVLGPAGAGIPSALGGSGGRRAAGPGAAGLGLRVSLGGWGSLVNPTGVAACRRSGRLAVAHDGKKRIHVFGPGGSCLQQFGERGDAGNDIKYPLDVTVTSDGHVVVTDGGDRSVKAFDFEGRGVLAVREGFCLPWGLDATLDSEVILTDAEAGALYRLTADFKTGKLRKCQMIQSRLISPRGVAVSQASGAIVVIEHLKAQGPNSSSTRVKIFSAEMDLVGQMDSFGLNLVCPSKIYATAVAFDKEGHVVVTDICSRAVICLGKPEEFPIFNPLISHGLYYPVGLTYTANNSLVVLDSGDHSVKIFSST; encoded by the coding sequence ATGGCGGCGGAGGAcgaggaggagctggggctgctggagtgCCGGGTCTGCTTCGAGCGGTACGGCCAcggcgggcagcggcggccgCGCAACCTGCCCTGCGGGCACGTTCTCTGCCGGGGCTGTGTGGAGGCCCTGGGCGGCCCCGAGCGCCGGCGGCTGGAGTGCCCCTTCTGCAGGCGGGCCTGCAGCTCCGCCGAGACCACCGACTGCCTGccgctgctgcagctgctggaggtcCTGGGCCCCGCTGGCGCCGGGATCCCCTCGGCCCTGGGCGGGAGCGGCGGCCGAAgggcggccgggccgggcgccgCGGGCCTCGGACTCCGGGTGTCGCTGGGAGGCTGGGGGTCGCTGGTGAACCCCACCGGGGTGGCAGCGTGCCGGAGGTCGGGGCGCCTGGCGGTGGCACATGACGGCAAGAAGAGGATCCACGTCTTTGGGCCGGgtggctcctgcctgcagcagttcGGGGAGCGGGGGGACGCGGGCAATGACATCAAGTACCCGCTCGATGTGACGGTCACATCAGACGGGCACGTGGTGGTCACAGATGGTGGGGACCGCTCCGTGAAGGCCTTTGATTTTGAGGGAAGGGGGGTCCTGGCTGTCCGGGAAGGTTTCTGTTTGCCCTGGGGCTTGGATGCCACCCTGGACAGTGAAGTAATCCTGACTGACGCGGAGGCAGGCGCGCTGTACCGCTTGACGGCCGACTTCAAGACGGGGAAATTAAGGAAGTGTCAGATGATCCAGTCTCGGCTCATCAGCCCAAGAGGGGTTGCAGTCTCCCAGGCCTCGGGTGCTATTGTGGTAATAGAGCACCTGAAAGCGCAAGGAccgaacagcagcagcacccgaGTGAAGATATTCAGTGCAGAGATGGATCTTGTCGGCCAGATGGATAGCTTTGGTCTGAACCTTGTTTGCCCCTCCAAAATATATGCTACGGCTGTGGCCTTTGACAAAGAGGGTCATGTGGTAGTAACTGATATCTGTAGCCGGGCTGTAATATGCTTAGGGAAACCTGAGGAGTTTCCCATCTTTAACCCTCTAATTAGCCATGGGCTTTATTATCCTGTAGGACTGACTTACACGGCAAACAACTCCCTCGTTGTTTTAGACAGCGGTGATCATTCAGTAAAGATATTTAGCTCCACCTGA